aacaaagcagcgggccgaggttgaacaaattaaccttttaatagggacccaaacaagttttgcattgaatattgaacaagcaaggcttatataactttatagtgacatgcaaaatcgagtttcaaataataataataatttaaaaaaatatcaatggcatagggcttcacggtggcagaggggttagtgcgtctgcctcacaatacgaaggtcctgcagtcttgggttcaaatccaggctcgggatctttctgtgtggagtttgcatgttctccccgtgaatgcgtgggttccctccgggtactccggcttcctcccacttccaaagacatgcacctgggaataggttgattggcaacactaaattggccctagtgtgtgaatgtgagtatgaatgttgtctgtctctctgtgttggccctgcgatgaggtggcgacttgtccagggtgtaccccgccttccgcccgattgtagctgagataggcgccagcgccccccgcgaccccaaaaagggaataagcggtagaaaatggatggatgggatggatcaatggcatatcaaataaaataaaaataaaaattgaatgcctcttttcggcggtgtggttgaggtggacggggtttggtgatagcgggggggtgtatattgtagcgtcccggaagagttagtgctgcaaggctttctgggtatttgttctgttgtgtttatgttgtgttacggtgcggatgttctcccgaaatgtgccattcttgtttggtgtgggttcacagtgtggcgcatatttgtaacagtgttaaagttatttatacgaccaccctcagtgtgacatgtatggctgttgaccaagtatgccttgcattcacttgtgtgtgtgtataagccgcatatattatgtgactgggccggcacgctgtttgtatagaggaaaagcgaacgtggacacagattgtagagaacgccaaaggcagtgcctttaaagcccaccccaaatattgttgtccaggatgaaattcgggaggggcactgaacttcgggattctcccgggaaaatcgagagggttggcaagtaagagtattagcggtgaatgcggtgttacagcggcgggccagctctaatgttaatttgatattgcctcaagggccaagtgaaattacacggcgggccagagtttgacacccatgctctaggggaaccaaaagcaatggatgtcgagcgggtctaacatgatactgtgaaagttcaatccatagtggatccaacacaaccgtgatccaacaaaccactacacagcaataccataacaatgcaatccaattccaaaaccaaacctgacccagcaacactcagagctgcaataaacagagcaattgagaggagacacaaacacgacacagaacaaaccaaaagtagtgaaacaaaaatgaatgttagcaacaacagtatcaatattagttataatttcagcatagcagtgattaaaaataaataaataaatgataaatgggttgtacttgtatagcgcttttctaccttcaaggtactcaaagcgctttgacactacttccacatttacccattcacacacattcacacactgatggagggagctgccatgcaaggcactaaccagcacccatcaggagcaagggtgaagtgtctcttgctcaggacacaacagacgtgacgaggttggtactaggtggggattgaaccagggaccctcgggttgcacaagGCCACTCTatcaccgcgccacgccgtccctcattgacattatcataagACACACgagcattgcatctcataagcttgacaacacactgtgtccaatgttttcacaaagataaaataagtcatatttttggtttgtttaatagttaaaacaaatttacattattgcgatcagttgataaaacattgtcctttataattataaaaactttttttttttaaatctactactctgctagcatgtcagcagacgggtagatcctgctgaaatcctatgtattgaatgaatacagaatcgttttgaatcagaaaaataccgtgtttgaatcgagaatcgtgttgaatcgaaaaaaatcgatatataatcgaatcgcgaccccaagaatcgatattgaatcgaatcgtgggacacccaaacatTCACAGCCTATTTTTCCGTAATGCTTCCACTTGGTTAAGTAGTTTCTTACCCAGTTGAAGACCAACACTTTGATGCCATacctttttaatgtgtttttttaagatgctgcgattaattgtgtcaaatacttttgttaaatccataaacCACTGCAGCAGCACATTTTTTGCTACACATTGCATTGGTAATCTCATCCGTTATTtcgattaatgccattgatgttgaaatgttggctctgtatccgtattggttgtctgtgagtgtttcaGTTTTACTTATGAATTTGTTCAATCTGTTGTTAAACAGTTTTTTAGTAATTTTAGAAAATTGTACAAGTCGAGAAATAGGTTtgtagtttgtaaactggtgtttgtcaCTAGTCTTTtaaattggtacaacttttgctcTTTTCATTGTGTCTGGCCTGGGagcgccttgggatcccccgggaagagctggacgaagcggctggggagagggaagtctgggcttccctgcttaggctgctgcacccgcgacccgacctcggataagcggaagaagatggatggatggatggatggcattttgtttggaaatgtgcCTGTTTGAAAAGAAAGGTTACTGATATATGTTGAAGGTTCTGAAATCTCTTTCATGTTTAGGGCCTTgcctggcagctcccgccatcagtgggtgaatgtggaagtagtgtcaaagcgctttgagtaccttgaaggtaggaaagcgccatacaagtataacccatttatcatctacctttttttttatcatttccaTATCAATTTCGTTACCATCAGTTGAGGTCTTGAATTTACATTTTTGATTATTTACTCTTtgggattcacggtggcagaggggttagtgcgtctgcctcacaatacaaagttcctgcagtcctggttttaaatccaggctcgggatctttctgtgtggagtttgcatgttctccccgtgactgcgtgagttccctctggatactccggcttcctcccacctccaaatacatgcacctggggataggttgattggcaacactaatttggccctagtgtgtgaatgtgagtgtgaatgttgtctgtctatctgtgttggccctgcaatgatgtggcgacttgtccagggtgtaccccgccttccgcccgattgtagctgagataggcgccagcgaccccaaaagggaataagcggtacaaaatggaaaaTGGATACTCTTTTGTCACACAAGTTGGGATTTCTGTCTGCTTATAGAAGCTTTCAACGACTTTGTTCATATTGCCATTGTTTACATTTCCGCCTGAGAAGTATTTAAGGTAATCcttcttagcaccatttttaataatgctatttaggATGCTCCATGTTGCTCTCAGATTGTTTTTGTTCCAGtctaataattgactgtaatattcttttcaacatgttcgtaGTATGCCAGTTGGCTTGTTCCTATAcgttttgtacttgttttctgcctctgtagatctttgtgttctatataatgtattattttagTTGTAAGCATTTTTCTGTCCATTTGTAATCCATGGttgattgtttttcttttgcttcttactaagttgTTTCAATGGACAGTGGTTGTGATAAAGCGTctcaaaagtattaaaaaaattacCATATACATCATATTCATTGTAGATATTGTCCCAACTTTGATCTCTCAGATCATTCTTTAAAGCTGCCATACTTTGTTCTGTACATATTCTTTGAAAATTATTTCTGTCATCAATGCTCCCGTTCTTGTAGTTTCCGTCATGGATTatgaaaactggcagatgatcactgatGTTGGATATTAGCAGACCACTAGTGGTATTATTATCTAAATCATTAGTAAAATCATTATCAATAAGTATGGCGCTGTGTCCTGAGATTCTGCTTGGTCTTGTAATTTTAGGATACAAACTCAGGCTATACATTGTGTCTATatatagcgccccccgcgaccccgaaagggaataagcggtagaaaatggatggatggatggatgggttcaagAGGTCAATGTTCATTtcaattcagttcagtttcagtttattttgaacatgcataaaaTACAATTACAGtgcaatgcatcacatatttccagttgtagacggacaacattcacacactagcagagctcatttaatcctaccccttttcatattgaagcaattttatcccatttccttgttctctgtaacaaaacagtgaataaataaacaatacataattaatgtaccatagtaagtaaacaaatattaaatacataaatcatattgatctggaaaaaataaagaaaaacgttTAAGATATTCATCATAATTGTCCTTCTTTATACTTTGGTAACAGTTGTAGTTTGATCTGTAATTCAAACTGATTATatgtttgtttgatttctttggttaatccgctCCATAATTTAAATCCATATACAGATATGCTCAAGGttctaagtgttgtacgagcatacacatgttttaaattagattttcctctatggttatatttctccttttgtttagaagaattgttgtacattcttgggtagcgggTTATAGTTTTCTTtgcacatcattttagctgtttgccaatgcaccaaatcgttgaataataatatttgtgattagaTACATTTTTGGTCAAGAACCtcttttgctttattcattattgaagtgtTTCTTGTTACTTCATGTTGTATACACCCagtttccagttaattttatcgTCTATTTTTATATCATTATTTTCTTTTACCATTTCAATGTGTCTACTTGTATTTGTGCTTGACTTTTCCTTTCGACTGTtgccaaataacattattttagcttAACTGAGAGTCTGTTTTGGTCATAAATAACAGAATTAAGTTATTTTTTGACTGACTTCTGTAAAAGTTGCTTTAATCCATCTCTCAAACGTATCAATGTTTGACTTAGGTGTTCTATACATACAGATGATTAATATGTTCTCGTGTTTTCAAAGACATTTCAATGGTTAGGGATTCCAAGATATGATCAGTAGTTAATGACATATTTGTTTACAACTTTGTAGTTCAAGTTCTTTATCACGTACACAGCTCAAACGCTTTAAGTCACTTACGgaaaagtgttttatatattttattcacttcacttcacactagaATCCTACAGGTTACACAGTTTGGGAAAGACGCCCAAAATACTTCCAGAACTGAAAAATGTTTAACTCTATCACCAACTTTGAAGCAGTGCTTGGGAGATCAAATACTTCTTGCCATCATCACATAACAATTAACcttaagttgtattttttttagaaaaaaattgtctattttaattttattttacaacagcaaatacaactcATACAAACCTTTATAGAGAAAGAGAAAAACAAACACTAAAACCCAAATTGCGTAAACTAACACTGAACAAAACACATAAACCCCAAACACAAATAATGGTAGGATGTCAGGTCATGTTGGAATCCCAATCAACTATTTGGCTCTTTTCCAAAGCAGGAAACTTTTCAGGAACTTTCCCATTTATCCTGGTAAATAAAGTACCCCCCTGCGTTTCCATCAGAACCTGCCCAGGTAGATTTAGTTCCTCAGGAACTACATTTAGTTTCCTCGTATCAAGGTGGGACTTTTGAAAGGCCCCAGGAACATTAGAGAAGTGGGCTGAGCTGTCAaacgctgattggttgaacacattTGGGGTGTTTCTAAAACTTTGTATTCAAAGTTGTATCCACTATTACAGTATGCAGGACAACTTGTTTAAACTGTTGTTCCGTTGAATCCTATTCTTTACAAACTTTATTTCAATACAAGAAGTGGACCGGGATTTTAAACGTATTTACAGAGGATGATGAAGTATTCAGCTAGACTTCAAAGCGGCAAGGCAAACTTAGCTCGCACTGGGACTCCAACCACAAAGCTTGAAGAGAAATGTGAGATACAGGACGACAGGAACAAAAGTAAATCGCATACAATTTTTCAAGTGTCCAAGCAATATTCCTGAAGCATTCAATGGAGCACATGTaagacgtgcacactgtggccatACCAGCATCACAAGTGTCCCAAAGTGAAATGTtataataatcaaatgacagcagttatTGTCATGAAATTATCTTCTAAAATAAGTaatttggcccacttacaataaaaataacacaaacaaatcttttttttgcaCGGGCTATGTACTAGCAttgcagtggtgtgccgtcagagccagcaaggccttctctgctggcctaacaaccagaaatcatgatcataattaaagataaaacatttttttttatttactttccctaaatatctaaaattattcatattcttttcatgtcatgttatgctccttccagtgctgtggTTTTTAGTTTGTTTGTATCCATTTAACCTTCTGAGTAGATTTGTGACTCTTTTGACCTCAGAGGTCATTTATGCTTTAATTTTGACCAAAACTTGGGTTTTATTCCAAAAGGAATCTTTCTAAGAgggtttttatattttaatttcaaatacttttatatacaaaCCATACAAATGTTATAGCCATAGAGTAGCTAAAGGAGAAAAAAGGCATCACGAAGTTGAGTCTACAGAGCATGCTAACAGATtagtaataaaatatttttttgctgcGTCCGATTACAAACTTAGTATAATGGGGACAAATAGGTCCCCGTTGACTacttccatccacccattttctactgcttgtcccttctggggtggcagtgtgtgctggagcctatctcagctgcattcgggtagtGGACAGGGTACTTTATAACAATTTAAGAATTGACACTGGTTTTGCTCCACACATTTCAATATGAAGATTTTGGCAAGTATCTTGAGTGTTAGTATTTTGTCATCTACTTTTTCCTGTTTTAACACTTTTGCTTGCTTTTAGGTTTCTCTGGATTTTGAGCTGGTTAATCATCTGTTCCTTAATAAAATGCCCCTCACCTTGAACTTCTTGAAGTTTCTATTGTATTAATTTGAAAGTAGTTATTTGTTCATCCAGAAAAGTAAGAATGCCAAAATCAGTAATCCATTTTATTTTGAGCCTCTATTTTGGATTACCACTGTCTAGTTTGGAATCACAGTAGCTCAAAGAGTTATGGGCATGATCTGGCAGCAGTGTTAAGGTTGTATGAAAcgtttgacattttatttttgccGAAACCAGGAGGTAATCAATGCGAAAATATAATTGGGCGAGTGCTGAGATTGTgcagtattatttttttctcaaatcaACCGGGTTGTCATCTCTTTAAAGATGGattaaattatttaataaattgtcaaattgtttatatcacttTTCCCACAAAATTTTAAAAGATGAATTCCGACTTTACAGTTGAATAACTCCTCTCCATGTTGCATATTTCAAGTTTGTTCGATGTAAATCGTTGCTCCAGTCAAATAATTTAGGTCTCTAATCTCGGCATCACCAACAGATAAAAATCTTCACACAACTCATTCTGAAATTTGGGTAAAAAGTATGTATGCAGCTTTGTAATTGAGTGGAAAATTTAAATAGTCTTAAATGTATGTGATGCGGTTTAATAACTCAGAAAAAAAATACGTCTTTATAACTTACCTTTAGCTCTTAAAACAAGTAATTTTTTCCCCAAAGAAGGACAAACAACATTTTCATTTTTGTCAAGCCACAATTTTATTTCCATAGTCGGTATAAATTCTATAAATCAGCCAATATTGAATCAGCAACCACACAAACACTCCTTTTTGCCAGGGTCCCCTTTACATTGTCAACTCCTGCAATGAAAACAAAATTGATCAGCAACTGTTATGACTTCTTTCCTCCCTGAAGCTCAAGAGCCTCTTCTCAGGCACAGAATTGGCTTCACTTGACTCAGAAGAACGAAAGTCACTGTATTAAATCATCACTGAAGAGTTCTTGGTTTGAGCAAACCACTTGAAACGGCCTACTCATGTTATTATCTAGTAGATAGTCTGGAGAACTTACCATAATTGCATTGACAatgtcgttgttgttgtttttcaggGCACGAACAGCCTTTGCCCGCGATACGTTAGCTTGTGACATTACCAGTTCAATGTCTTTGACCTCAACTCCAGTCTCGTCAACCTAAAATAAGAGCAGGGTTGGAAATGCATTGTATTTACAAACAAAGCGTAAGCTTTTGATCATTTGTCAAAACAAAGACAATCTAAAAACCTCTTCTTCTTCGCTCTCCTCCTGTACTGTTGGTGTCTGTGTATTTTCCTGGATATTTGACACAGCTTCTCCCTGCACTTTGAATTTTTCAGCAGCAGCCAGCTGTGCTTGTTGGGAGAGATCTTCGATCTAATTTACAAAACAGGGGGAAATCAATACAAGAACCCTAACACAAAAACACATGCATGATGTAAAAGGAGCCATAACTTGATTACTCCATACCTTAGCTTCACCGAATACAATATATGTGTCTGATGCAGGGCTCTTGTACACGTCTGGTTTGGTAATAACGAATAAGATGTTCTTGGACTTGCGAATGGTTACTCTGGTGACACCTGTTACCTGTCTGAGACCAAGCTTTGACATTGCCTGTTtaaaaatataaagaaaataagTAACATGTTGCATGGATGTAGCAAAGTTTGATTTCACGACAGGAATTTGCGATTACCTTTCGTGCTTTTTTTTCACTGCGGCTCTGTTTGGCTTTACTGACGGGTTCCTCATCTAATTCAGCAGCAGCCGCAACCTGTTTCAAGCAAAATTCATCCTTAAATGTGCAACCagaaaagttggcatttttatcCAAAAACATATTATTCGTCTCAGTACAGAAAGGGTGGCTTCAGTATGCTCAGAAGAACGAAAGTCACTGTAAAAACATCATTGAAgagtaggagtgtaacggtacatgtatctATATTTGTTTGAGTACAGAACCTATGGTTAGGGTCAATTTTACACACAGAATAAATTTCAAGTGAGGCACAGGATGGGTACATTCGCCATTGTTATGCACCTCTCACAAGCCCAGGTATTGCGCCAAAAAGCGAATTCAAATTTTGTAACCAGATATTATATACTGCACTAATTTACTTTGTCAACAATAAAGCTTATATTAAAGCTGTCAAATTATTACATTATGGCGATTTAATGAAATAATTTAATATTTGGCACGTTATGTTTTTTAATGCCGTGGCCTAGAAAGTCACAGACCTGATCCCAATAGAACATTTATAGAAGAATCTGAAAATCTGTTGCCGAGCAACAGCAACAAAAGCTAAAGGATATGGAGAAGAGCGTATGGAGAATTGGGCCCAAATCACCACGGCTTTGTGTGCAAACCTGGTCAATACTACAGAAAACATCGGCTCGCTGTAACTGCAAACAAAAGTTTTTCTGATACATCAAAAACTTATTCAATGCAATAAAATGCCTATTTCCTAAATATCATACAATGATTTTCTTtcttaaaataagatttaaaattttTACAAGACATACATTGAAGTGTTTGCTGCAGTTTacttgctactgatgagccacaagcgagcagaaatggaTAAAGAAAGGTCACATTATGGAAATTTCAAGTTCAAAACCATAGCAACTTGTTCTCCCGATAAGGACTATTTTTCACTGTAAGAGGCAAAATCCCTGCAGCAAA
The DNA window shown above is from Nerophis ophidion isolate RoL-2023_Sa linkage group LG06, RoL_Noph_v1.0, whole genome shotgun sequence and carries:
- the naca gene encoding nascent polypeptide-associated complex subunit alpha isoform X3 — its product is MPGEATETVPVTEQEMQQPQVETGSGTESESDDSVPELEEQDSAQTQTQQAQVAAAAELDEEPVSKAKQSRSEKKARKAMSKLGLRQVTGVTRVTIRKSKNILFVITKPDVYKSPASDTYIVFGEAKIEDLSQQAQLAAAEKFKVQGEAVSNIQENTQTPTVQEESEEEEVDETGVEVKDIELVMSQANVSRAKAVRALKNNNNDIVNAIMELTM